AAATTTATCAAACCATTGCAGTGCCACAGTGACATACGGTGATACGGCTACGGCGTTAAGTCGACCGGAATAAAGCGACCCCAAAACCTGCGTAACCTCACCTGGGACAGTCGCAACCCCAGCCTTCTTGTAGAATTCAAGCCCAATTTTGTCGGTCGTACGGACCCACATCTTGACGCTTGGCGACTGCAGGTCGGCAATATTCCTGATGGGTTGATTACTGAATATGTAATAGAAGCCGATATCCCCCATACCGAGCAGGACATATCCGGCATCCATAAAAGTTTTGTAGAGGTCCTCGTAGAGATAGTCGCGGACATAGTCAAGTTCTTCGTAGGTTTTGAACATCCGCGGCAGTTGAAAAATCAAGACCTCTTTCTCAATTTCGCCAAGTCCAGTGGCTGTCATAGCCCCTGCATGGAGCAGTCCAGCACGCATCTTGCGGACGACATCAATTTCATCGCCTTGTACCCCGTTCGGATAGAAACGAAGTCGGATATCTCCATCCGTTTTGGCGCGAATTTCTCTCGCCATGGCATCAAAATTGTTCATCCAGGTGGAACCCTTCGGTGCGAGTGTCGCGAACTTAATAGATTCCGCTGCAAGAGTAGCCACTGGTAAACACAGCACCCCTAAAATCAATAGAACCACGCCAGCTAAACCAGTGGCGTGTGTTTTAAATCCTGTTTTCTTTTCTCTCATTATTCTGTCTCCTCTTCTTCCAATTCTGGATCAAAAAGAACATCCGCCTGATCAAGCCAGCGTTTGGCGCGTGCTTTTGCTAACGAGGTTGCAGCTTCCTCCCCGGGATAAATATCCGATGGTGCATCAAGCACTTCCTGTAACGCTTGCTTGTATAATTTCACGTCCTGTTTAGGATAGGCATAGTAACGTGCGAGATAGAATTTGCTCATCAAGAACTTACCGTCATTGATTCGATCTAC
The Candidatus Poribacteria bacterium genome window above contains:
- the dctP gene encoding TRAP transporter substrate-binding protein DctP; this translates as MREKKTGFKTHATGLAGVVLLILGVLCLPVATLAAESIKFATLAPKGSTWMNNFDAMAREIRAKTDGDIRLRFYPNGVQGDEIDVVRKMRAGLLHAGAMTATGLGEIEKEVLIFQLPRMFKTYEELDYVRDYLYEDLYKTFMDAGYVLLGMGDIGFYYIFSNQPIRNIADLQSPSVKMWVRTTDKIGLEFYKKAGVATVPGEVTQVLGSLYSGRLNAVAVSPYVTVALQWFDKFKYMTDLPVSVGVGATVMTKEKFDQLSPDQQKVLRETAKAYQGKLIQSIRKDNERSLEALQKKAGIEIVAFEDDAREAWDAIAVETHKQLVGEIYSQEFLDKINALLEEYRKGK